A stretch of Paenibacillus peoriae DNA encodes these proteins:
- a CDS encoding dipicolinate synthase subunit B, producing MSWQGKTVGYAITGSHCTFEEVMPVIQRFVDEGAKVVPIISNTVLTTDTRFGTSQSWQKQLKDITGNDIISTIVEAEPLGPSQILDVLVIAPLTGNSMSKLANAMTDSPVLMAAKAQLRNGRPLLLAISTNDGLGLNAANIAKLLVAKNIFFVPFGQDNPVKKPNSLVANMELIPEAAYEALQGKQLQPMIVERKTP from the coding sequence ATGAGTTGGCAAGGGAAAACAGTAGGTTATGCAATTACAGGCTCACATTGCACATTTGAAGAGGTAATGCCTGTTATACAGCGCTTTGTTGATGAGGGTGCAAAGGTCGTCCCTATTATATCCAATACAGTGCTAACAACGGATACTCGCTTTGGTACTTCGCAAAGTTGGCAAAAACAGTTGAAAGATATAACAGGGAATGATATCATTTCTACAATTGTGGAGGCTGAGCCACTGGGTCCCTCCCAAATACTCGATGTGCTGGTGATTGCACCTTTGACGGGGAATTCGATGAGTAAGTTAGCGAATGCGATGACAGACAGTCCGGTTTTGATGGCTGCCAAGGCGCAATTGCGCAACGGCCGTCCACTTCTTTTAGCCATATCTACTAATGATGGACTGGGCCTAAATGCTGCCAATATCGCCAAATTACTCGTAGCCAAAAATATCTTTTTTGTACCGTTCGGACAGGACAATCCAGTTAAAAAGCCGAACTCGCTTGTAGCTAACATGGAGTTGATTCCGGAGGCTGCTTATGAAGCATTGCAGGGCAAACAACTTCAGCCGATGATTGTGGAACGCAAGACCCCATGA
- a CDS encoding aspartate-semialdehyde dehydrogenase, whose translation MSNRKFNVAVVGATGAVGEQIVNLLEKRDFPVDKIKFLSSPRSAGTLISFKGQQIPVEIATPDSFEGIDIALFSAGGDVSKELAPHAVRHGAVCIDNTNAFRMDPTAPLVVPEVNSDKIAEHQGIIANPNCSTIQMVAALKPLYDQYGISRIIVSTYQAVSGAGSRAIDELNRQSAAILNGDEVQPDLLPVGSLPVKHQIAFNAIPQIDKFQDNGYTLEEMKMVRETKKILGDESVDVTATCVRIPVVYGHSESVYVELKKDYDLEEIRNLLASAPGVTLVDDPAAQLYPLASEAAGKPDVFVGRVRRDLGNSRGLNLWVVSDNLLKGAAWNAVQIAEIIAANAE comes from the coding sequence ATGAGCAATAGAAAGTTTAATGTAGCTGTCGTTGGAGCGACAGGCGCTGTAGGAGAACAGATCGTAAATCTGCTGGAAAAACGGGATTTTCCTGTGGACAAAATCAAATTTCTTTCTTCGCCTCGTTCTGCCGGCACGTTAATTAGCTTTAAAGGTCAGCAAATTCCAGTAGAGATTGCTACCCCCGACAGCTTTGAGGGAATCGACATTGCTTTGTTTAGTGCAGGTGGAGACGTAAGTAAGGAATTGGCGCCGCATGCTGTTCGTCATGGGGCAGTTTGCATTGACAACACCAATGCATTCCGAATGGATCCGACAGCTCCTCTTGTAGTGCCTGAGGTGAACAGCGACAAAATTGCCGAGCATCAAGGCATTATTGCGAACCCGAACTGCTCCACCATTCAGATGGTAGCTGCTTTGAAACCATTATATGATCAGTATGGCATTTCTCGTATCATAGTATCCACATACCAGGCCGTTTCCGGGGCTGGAAGCCGAGCTATTGATGAATTGAATCGTCAAAGCGCAGCGATTCTTAACGGTGATGAAGTTCAGCCTGATCTGTTGCCAGTAGGCTCGTTGCCAGTAAAACATCAGATTGCTTTCAATGCTATTCCGCAAATTGATAAATTCCAGGACAATGGTTATACACTGGAAGAAATGAAAATGGTACGTGAAACGAAAAAAATACTGGGTGACGAATCTGTGGACGTAACAGCAACGTGTGTACGTATTCCTGTTGTATATGGTCACTCGGAATCTGTATATGTAGAACTTAAAAAAGATTATGATTTAGAAGAAATCCGTAATTTGCTGGCTTCAGCACCGGGAGTAACGCTAGTGGACGATCCTGCTGCTCAGCTTTATCCACTGGCATCTGAAGCTGCAGGAAAACCTGACGTATTTGTGGGGCGTGTACGCCGTGATTTGGGCAATAGCCGTGGATTGAATTTGTGGGTCGTATCCGACAATCTGCTCAAAGGAGCGGCATGGAACGCGGTGCAAATCGCGGAAATTATTGCTGCAAACGCGGAGTAA
- the dapG gene encoding aspartate kinase — protein sequence MGILVQKFGGTSLSTPEARKLVLEHVKRELEQNLQLVVVVSAMGRKGEPYATDTLLDWAVSNGDSLPKRERDLLLCCGEIISAATLCSLMEKEGIPATVLTGAQAGFITDDQYGNARILDIKPDRVVEELNQGRVVIVTGFQGQTADGDMTTLGRGGSDTSATALGAALHADMVDIYTDVNGILTADPRIVENAKPLTHVSYTEICNMAHQGAKVIHPRAVEIAMQANIPVRVRSTFSEGEGTLVTHPEGFKDVQADIVDRFVTGIAYVGNVTQINVELKPGMEHLQLQVFKSMAEHGISVDFINVTPSGAVYTVFDYDGSKAVEVLNGLGLEPKILAGCAKVSVIGGGINGVPGIMATIVEALAESDVQILQSADSNTTIWVLVKKEDMVQAVRALHNKFELHQ from the coding sequence ATGGGTATTTTGGTGCAAAAATTTGGAGGAACCTCGCTTTCCACACCTGAAGCACGTAAACTTGTGTTGGAACATGTGAAGAGGGAGCTGGAACAAAATCTTCAATTGGTTGTTGTTGTGTCGGCCATGGGGAGAAAAGGAGAGCCTTATGCCACCGACACGCTGCTGGATTGGGCGGTGTCTAACGGCGACAGTCTGCCAAAGCGCGAACGGGATTTATTGCTGTGCTGTGGTGAAATTATTTCTGCTGCTACATTATGCAGCCTGATGGAGAAGGAAGGTATTCCTGCTACAGTGCTAACTGGGGCACAGGCGGGCTTTATTACGGATGATCAATACGGCAATGCTCGTATTTTGGATATAAAGCCAGACCGTGTTGTTGAAGAGTTGAACCAAGGCAGAGTTGTCATTGTGACAGGTTTTCAGGGACAAACAGCAGACGGTGATATGACTACCTTGGGTCGGGGAGGCAGCGATACGTCAGCTACTGCTCTAGGTGCTGCTCTACATGCAGATATGGTTGATATTTATACGGATGTGAATGGTATATTGACCGCCGATCCGCGCATTGTGGAAAACGCAAAGCCGCTTACACATGTTAGCTATACGGAGATTTGTAATATGGCTCATCAGGGAGCAAAGGTTATCCATCCTCGTGCTGTTGAAATCGCCATGCAGGCTAATATCCCGGTCCGTGTTCGCTCTACCTTCTCCGAAGGAGAAGGTACGTTAGTTACCCATCCGGAAGGCTTTAAAGACGTGCAGGCAGACATCGTAGACCGTTTCGTGACCGGTATTGCGTATGTTGGCAATGTCACTCAGATTAATGTTGAATTAAAGCCGGGTATGGAGCACTTGCAATTACAAGTGTTCAAATCTATGGCTGAACATGGAATCAGCGTTGATTTTATTAATGTAACGCCATCGGGGGCAGTTTATACTGTGTTCGATTATGATGGAAGCAAAGCGGTTGAAGTATTGAACGGGTTGGGTCTAGAACCTAAGATACTGGCCGGATGTGCTAAAGTTTCTGTCATAGGCGGTGGTATCAACGGGGTACCGGGCATTATGGCGACGATTGTGGAGGCATTGGCAGAATCAGACGTACAGATCCTTCAATCCGCAGATTCCAACACGACGATCTGGGTACTTGTTAAAAAAGAAGATATGGTGCAGGCTGTACGCGCATTGCATAATAAATTTGAACTCCATCAATAG
- the dapA gene encoding 4-hydroxy-tetrahydrodipicolinate synthase, giving the protein MVNFGRLITAMVTPFDQQGEIDWTALSSLIDYLIEEQHSESLVVSGTTGESPTLSDDEKIKLFAFVVEKAAGRCKIIAGTGSNNTRHSIHLTRAAEQAGADGVLLVVPYYNKPNQEGMYQHFESIANSTSLPAILYNVPSRTGASLTAETTLRLAQIPNIVGTKECASLAQVTQIAAAAPEGFLVYSGDDASGLPAMAVGAYGIISVASHVVGAEMKQMIDSLVGGHSQEAAKLHQQLFPIFKGLFGCPHPLPNPVAVKYALELRGIRVGSVRLPLIPPTEDEAEFIKKLFTR; this is encoded by the coding sequence ATGGTGAACTTCGGCAGATTGATTACCGCGATGGTGACACCTTTTGATCAGCAAGGAGAGATTGACTGGACTGCATTGTCCTCGTTGATTGATTATTTAATAGAAGAACAGCATTCAGAGTCACTTGTTGTATCTGGAACAACAGGAGAGTCTCCTACCCTGAGCGATGATGAGAAAATCAAGTTGTTTGCTTTTGTTGTAGAAAAAGCAGCTGGACGATGTAAAATTATTGCCGGGACTGGCAGCAACAATACGCGTCACTCCATTCATCTTACCCGTGCCGCGGAGCAGGCAGGAGCAGATGGTGTTCTACTGGTAGTGCCATATTATAATAAACCGAATCAGGAAGGGATGTATCAGCATTTCGAAAGTATTGCAAACTCCACATCCCTTCCAGCTATACTGTATAATGTTCCAAGCCGTACTGGAGCGAGTCTAACAGCTGAAACAACGCTGCGTCTTGCACAAATTCCAAATATTGTGGGAACCAAAGAATGTGCATCACTTGCGCAGGTTACACAGATTGCAGCGGCAGCGCCAGAGGGTTTTTTGGTTTATTCCGGGGATGATGCTTCTGGGTTGCCTGCTATGGCTGTAGGTGCTTATGGTATTATCAGCGTAGCGAGCCATGTGGTAGGTGCTGAAATGAAGCAGATGATCGATTCACTTGTAGGAGGACACTCGCAGGAGGCAGCAAAGTTGCATCAGCAGTTGTTCCCGATTTTCAAGGGTTTGTTTGGCTGTCCTCATCCTCTGCCTAATCCAGTGGCAGTAAAATATGCATTGGAATTACGGGGGATTAGGGTTGGTTCGGTTCGGTTGCCGCTCATTCCTCCAACTGAGGATGAAGCGGAATTTATTAAGAAATTATTTACCCGCTAA
- a CDS encoding ribonuclease J, with translation MSKKTNNDKLMIFALGGVGEIGKNMYVVQYGNDIVVVDSGLKFPEEDMLGIDIVIPDISYLTENRDKVRGIVLTHGHEDHIGGLPYVLKHLNVPVYGTKLTLGLVENKLKEANLLGETKRILINADSEIKLGSTLKATFFRTNHSIPDSVGVCIDTPEGAVVHTGDFKFDHTPVNGQYADLQRMAEIGTRGVLALLSDSTNAEKPGFTPSEKSVGIVLEDIFRKSRQRVVVATFASNVHRIQQVINAAEATGRKVTVIGRSMVNVVGIASDLGYLEIPDGMLIEPEEVGKMSADRVVILCTGSQGEPMSALTRMARSTHRKVDILPGDSVIIAATPVPGNEKYVGRTIDELFRLGANVYYSAANPGIHVSGHGSQEELKLMLNLMKPKFFLPIHGEFRMQRRHALLAEGVGIEPENIFITDIGEVIEIQNGGARRAGKVTAGNVLIDGLGVGDVGNIVLRDRKLLSQDGILVVVVTLSKQDGTIKSGPDIISRGFVYVRESEGLLDEANRIVSSTLHKLMSENVNEWASLKTNVKDALGRFLYEQTRRRPMILPIIMEV, from the coding sequence TTGTCTAAAAAAACAAACAACGATAAATTGATGATTTTCGCTTTGGGCGGCGTCGGTGAAATCGGGAAAAATATGTATGTCGTTCAATACGGCAATGACATTGTCGTGGTGGATTCCGGTCTGAAATTCCCGGAAGAGGACATGCTGGGCATTGATATCGTTATTCCTGATATTTCCTACCTTACAGAGAACCGCGACAAAGTAAGAGGCATTGTGCTGACTCATGGTCACGAGGACCATATCGGCGGTTTGCCTTACGTGTTGAAACATTTGAATGTACCAGTATATGGTACCAAATTGACGCTGGGATTGGTGGAAAACAAGCTGAAGGAAGCGAATCTGCTTGGTGAAACCAAACGTATTTTGATCAATGCTGATTCCGAAATCAAGCTGGGTTCCACACTAAAAGCAACCTTCTTCAGAACCAACCATAGTATTCCGGATTCTGTAGGTGTATGTATTGATACTCCTGAAGGCGCTGTTGTTCATACTGGTGACTTCAAATTTGACCATACTCCGGTGAACGGACAATATGCAGATTTGCAGCGTATGGCTGAAATTGGCACACGTGGCGTACTGGCTCTTTTGTCAGACAGTACGAATGCCGAGAAACCGGGCTTTACACCTTCGGAAAAGAGCGTTGGTATTGTGCTGGAAGACATTTTCCGCAAGTCGAGACAGCGTGTGGTCGTAGCCACTTTTGCTTCTAACGTACATCGTATTCAGCAGGTAATTAATGCTGCTGAAGCAACGGGACGTAAAGTAACAGTTATTGGTCGAAGCATGGTTAATGTCGTAGGCATTGCTTCGGACTTGGGCTATTTGGAAATTCCGGATGGAATGCTGATTGAGCCTGAAGAAGTTGGCAAAATGTCAGCGGACCGTGTAGTTATTCTCTGCACAGGCAGTCAGGGCGAACCGATGTCCGCTTTGACAAGAATGGCTCGTTCCACACATCGAAAGGTTGACATTCTTCCAGGGGATTCAGTCATCATTGCAGCTACTCCGGTACCGGGTAATGAAAAATACGTTGGACGCACAATTGATGAACTGTTCCGTCTGGGTGCCAATGTATATTACAGCGCAGCTAATCCAGGTATTCACGTTTCTGGACACGGAAGCCAGGAAGAACTTAAGCTGATGCTGAATCTGATGAAACCAAAGTTCTTCTTGCCAATTCATGGTGAGTTCAGAATGCAACGTCGTCACGCCCTTCTTGCTGAAGGCGTAGGTATTGAGCCTGAAAATATCTTCATCACGGATATCGGTGAAGTCATTGAAATTCAGAATGGCGGAGCACGCAGAGCTGGTAAAGTTACAGCAGGTAACGTACTGATCGATGGACTAGGCGTAGGGGATGTAGGAAATATCGTATTGCGCGACCGTAAATTGCTGTCACAGGACGGTATTTTGGTGGTGGTTGTCACGCTGAGTAAGCAAGACGGAACGATTAAATCGGGTCCAGATATCATTTCCCGCGGTTTCGTTTATGTCCGTGAATCGGAAGGTTTGCTTGATGAAGCGAATCGTATTGTCTCAAGTACCCTGCATA